From the genome of Hymenobacter cellulosilyticus, one region includes:
- a CDS encoding AMP-binding protein: MSATPLLPDSLLLNGREFRYSDIKQYPANSPVDLNGYEAKVLDFCRQWLNGALEFGLRTSGSTGKPQSVTMRRRQLVASARRTGDYFDLGPGDRMLVCLNCEFVGGMMMLVRGLELNLHMTIVEPHADPLALVPATAEFDFASFVPLQLREVLTPANLPRLNRMKAILVGGATVESSLEQALQKLKVPVYLTYGMTETASHIALRRLNGPEATHTYRALPGIHIDQDPRGCLTVRADVTDDQLITTNDQVHLLDEHTFEWLGRADFVINSGGVKVQAEKVEKVLEVALVELNLPNRRTFVAGRPDARLGEQVTAFLEGAPLAEAQAKQLLALLAERLERYERPRELVYVPQFRTTASGKLDRLNTLRATAASRPDAPHR; this comes from the coding sequence ATGTCTGCTACGCCCCTGCTCCCCGACTCCCTGCTGCTCAACGGTCGGGAATTTCGCTACTCCGATATCAAGCAATACCCCGCCAATAGCCCCGTGGACCTGAACGGCTACGAGGCCAAGGTGCTGGATTTCTGCCGGCAGTGGCTGAATGGCGCCCTGGAATTCGGGCTGCGCACCTCGGGCTCCACCGGCAAGCCGCAGTCGGTGACAATGCGGCGGCGGCAGCTGGTGGCCTCGGCCCGCCGCACCGGCGACTACTTCGACCTGGGTCCCGGCGACCGGATGCTGGTGTGTTTGAACTGCGAGTTTGTGGGCGGCATGATGATGCTGGTGCGCGGCTTGGAGCTGAACCTGCATATGACCATCGTGGAGCCCCACGCCGACCCGCTGGCCCTGGTGCCGGCCACGGCTGAGTTCGACTTTGCCTCCTTCGTGCCCTTGCAGCTGCGCGAGGTGCTCACGCCGGCCAACCTGCCGCGCCTGAACCGGATGAAGGCCATTCTGGTGGGTGGGGCCACGGTGGAAAGCAGCCTGGAACAAGCCCTGCAAAAGCTCAAAGTACCGGTGTACCTGACCTACGGCATGACCGAAACGGCCTCCCACATTGCGTTGCGCCGCCTCAACGGCCCCGAGGCTACGCACACCTACCGCGCCCTGCCCGGCATCCACATCGACCAGGACCCGCGCGGCTGCCTCACCGTGCGCGCCGACGTGACCGATGACCAGCTGATTACGACCAACGACCAAGTACATCTGCTGGACGAGCACACCTTTGAGTGGCTGGGTCGCGCCGACTTCGTCATCAACTCCGGTGGGGTGAAGGTGCAGGCCGAAAAGGTGGAAAAAGTGCTGGAAGTGGCTCTGGTGGAGCTGAACCTGCCCAACCGCCGCACCTTCGTGGCCGGCCGGCCCGATGCCCGCCTGGGGGAGCAGGTAACGGCTTTCCTGGAAGGGGCGCCCCTTGCCGAGGCCCAGGCTAAACAGCTGCTGGCCTTGCTGGCCGAGCGACTGGAGCGTTACGAGCGGCCCCGGGAGCTGGTGTACGTGCCGCAGTTTCGAACCACGGCCTCCGGCAAGCTCGACCGGCTGAACACGCTCCGGGCCACGGCTGCCTCCCGCCCCGACGCGCCCCACCGGTAA
- the menB gene encoding 1,4-dihydroxy-2-naphthoyl-CoA synthase, whose amino-acid sequence MAEQITWTPIKEFREILFTFHEGIAKISINRPQVHNAFTPLTVQEMIEAMDICRNRTDIGVVVLTGEGGKAFCSGGDQSVRGHGGYVGEDTVPRLNVLDLQKMIRSIPKPVVAMVAGWAIGGGHVLHVVCDLSIAADNARFGQTGPNVGSFDGGFGASYLARVVGQKKAREIWFLCDQYNAQEALDMGLVNKVVPLEQLEETTVAWCKKILEKSPLALRMLKSSFNAELDGQAGIQELAGNATLLYYLSEEAKEGKNAFIEKRKPDFSKFPKFP is encoded by the coding sequence ATGGCCGAACAAATCACCTGGACCCCGATTAAGGAGTTCCGCGAAATCCTCTTCACCTTCCACGAGGGCATCGCCAAAATCAGCATCAACCGTCCCCAGGTCCACAATGCCTTCACCCCGCTCACGGTGCAGGAAATGATTGAGGCCATGGACATCTGCCGCAACCGCACCGACATCGGCGTGGTGGTGCTTACTGGCGAGGGCGGCAAGGCCTTCTGCTCAGGCGGCGACCAGAGCGTGCGGGGCCACGGCGGCTACGTGGGCGAAGACACCGTACCCCGCCTGAACGTGCTGGACCTGCAGAAAATGATTCGCTCGATTCCTAAGCCCGTGGTAGCCATGGTGGCCGGCTGGGCCATCGGGGGCGGCCACGTGCTGCACGTGGTGTGCGATTTGAGCATTGCTGCTGATAACGCCCGCTTCGGACAGACCGGCCCCAACGTGGGCTCGTTCGACGGCGGTTTCGGCGCTTCGTATCTGGCCCGCGTGGTGGGGCAGAAAAAGGCCCGCGAAATATGGTTTCTCTGCGACCAGTACAACGCTCAGGAAGCCCTGGATATGGGCCTCGTAAACAAAGTGGTACCCCTGGAGCAACTCGAGGAAACCACGGTGGCTTGGTGCAAAAAGATTCTGGAGAAAAGCCCGCTGGCCCTGCGCATGCTTAAGTCTTCGTTCAACGCGGAGCTCGACGGGCAGGCCGGCATTCAGGAGCTGGCCGGCAACGCCACGCTGCTCTACTACTTGTCGGAGGAAGCCAAGGAAGGCAAAAACGCCTTTATCGAGAAGCGCAAGCCTGATTTCTCGAAGTTTCCGAAGTTTCCGTAA
- a CDS encoding DUF6370 family protein — translation MKSLLFLLLLSLSSVAAVRAQSATAAGATTPAGPDKTKEVRVVEASCGQCKLGLPGKSCDLAIRFDGKAYFVDGTTIDSHGDAHAKDGFCQAIRQAEVQGEVVDNRFKATYFQLLPAAPSGK, via the coding sequence ATGAAATCATTACTTTTCCTGCTGCTGCTCAGCCTTTCATCGGTTGCGGCAGTCCGGGCTCAGTCTGCTACCGCTGCGGGGGCCACAACACCCGCCGGGCCTGATAAAACCAAAGAAGTGCGGGTAGTGGAAGCCTCCTGCGGGCAGTGCAAGCTGGGGCTGCCGGGCAAAAGCTGTGATTTGGCCATTCGCTTCGATGGCAAAGCCTATTTCGTGGATGGCACCACCATCGACTCGCACGGCGACGCCCACGCCAAGGACGGCTTCTGCCAGGCTATCCGGCAAGCCGAGGTGCAGGGCGAAGTGGTCGACAACCGGTTTAAGGCCACTTATTTCCAACTCCTGCCCGCTGCGCCCAGCGGCAAATAG
- a CDS encoding M949_RS01915 family surface polysaccharide biosynthesis protein, which produces MNLRTLLLLAVWPGSSGLAQTPPVSSVILSPTEVAALLPEASRPALSVVYPIFRVYKNTDKTGVSYCVLTESRDQLDEEKKPISSRIKAVTLRETSGKLTKSWEVNDFISTEKEETSIWFWTKFASFQDYDHDAVIDPILVYGTAAQGADDGRVKFIIYYRGRKIVLRHQAGDLDIQRNIQVDKAFYTLPAPLQAAVRQKLALLEERELTILPHGWQKAMAKKATFINDSYYSSK; this is translated from the coding sequence ATGAACCTTCGTACTCTGTTACTGCTGGCCGTTTGGCCCGGGAGTTCGGGCCTCGCCCAAACCCCACCTGTGAGCAGCGTTATCCTCTCCCCGACCGAGGTAGCAGCCCTGTTACCCGAGGCCAGCCGGCCGGCACTGAGCGTGGTATACCCCATTTTTCGGGTGTACAAAAACACCGACAAAACCGGGGTAAGCTACTGCGTGCTGACGGAAAGCCGGGACCAGCTCGATGAGGAAAAAAAGCCCATCAGCAGCCGTATCAAGGCCGTGACGCTGCGGGAAACGAGCGGCAAGCTGACCAAAAGCTGGGAGGTCAACGACTTTATTTCAACGGAGAAAGAGGAAACCTCTATCTGGTTCTGGACCAAGTTCGCCAGTTTCCAGGACTACGACCACGACGCGGTAATTGACCCGATTCTGGTGTATGGTACCGCCGCCCAGGGTGCCGACGACGGCCGCGTTAAATTCATTATCTATTACCGGGGCCGGAAAATAGTGTTGCGCCACCAGGCCGGCGACCTGGACATTCAGCGCAACATACAGGTAGACAAAGCCTTTTACACCCTGCCGGCGCCACTGCAGGCGGCCGTGCGGCAAAAGCTGGCCTTGCTCGAAGAGCGGGAGCTAACTATTCTGCCCCACGGCTGGCAGAAGGCCATGGCCAAGAAAGCCACCTTTATCAACGACTCGTACTACAGCAGCAAGTAG
- a CDS encoding DUF1266 domain-containing protein, with the protein MREWLRSVSIFLSNKKIAAIELENENLRQYGARDLAGFDLTQPVRQPTPTEIRALATGAILFFYGDNPIRILPQLKPEELVERKAATAQWWGIYDTDDALEVLQSLRQEGHRHKFQGQLKRESLQWYNRFAANPFLKSRAVTNVGAWDYARLVNVARWCYDYGYLSWEQAWPFIDAGTRLALRDYDSWDSFAAGFVAGRLMWDVDNDSHGDIAEIARYLLESRVSPWRDIPWQPYPVE; encoded by the coding sequence ATGCGTGAATGGCTTCGCTCCGTGTCCATTTTTCTGAGCAACAAGAAAATAGCCGCCATTGAGCTCGAAAACGAGAATCTGCGGCAATACGGGGCCCGGGACCTGGCCGGCTTCGACCTGACCCAGCCTGTGCGCCAGCCCACGCCCACCGAAATTCGGGCCCTGGCCACTGGCGCCATCCTGTTTTTCTACGGCGACAACCCTATCCGGATTCTACCCCAGCTCAAACCCGAGGAGTTAGTAGAGCGCAAGGCCGCCACGGCCCAGTGGTGGGGCATTTACGACACCGACGATGCCCTGGAAGTGCTGCAAAGCCTGCGGCAGGAAGGCCACCGCCACAAATTTCAGGGCCAGCTCAAACGCGAGTCGCTGCAGTGGTACAACCGGTTTGCCGCCAACCCCTTCCTGAAGTCGCGCGCGGTAACCAACGTGGGAGCCTGGGACTACGCCCGCCTGGTGAACGTGGCCCGCTGGTGCTACGACTACGGCTACCTGAGCTGGGAGCAGGCCTGGCCCTTTATCGACGCGGGCACCCGCCTGGCCTTGCGCGACTATGACTCCTGGGATAGTTTTGCGGCCGGCTTCGTGGCGGGCCGCCTGATGTGGGACGTGGACAACGACAGCCACGGCGACATTGCCGAAATAGCCCGCTACCTGCTCGAGTCGCGCGTGAGCCCGTGGCGCGACATTCCCTGGCAGCCCTACCCGGTAGAATAA